A portion of the Enterobacter sp. SA187 genome contains these proteins:
- the mukF gene encoding chromosome partition protein MukF: MSEFSQTVPELVAWARKNDFSISLPVDRLSFLLAVATLNGERLDGEMSEGELVDAFRHVSDAFEQTSETINVRANNAINDMVRQRLLNRFTSEQAEGNAIYRLTPLGMGITDYYIRQREFSTLRLSMQLSIVAAELKRAADAADAGGDEFHWHRNVFAPLKYSVAEIFDSIDLTQRVMDEQQQLVKDDIAQLLNKDWRAAISSCELLLSETSGTLRELQDTLEAAGDKLQANLLQIQDATVGRNDLEFVDRLVFDLQSKLDRIISWGQQAIDLWIGYDRHVHKFIRTAIDMDKNRVFAQRLRQSVQTYFDAPWALTYASADRLLDMRDEEMTLRDEEVTGELPPDLEFEEFNEIREQLAAMIEAQLAVYKTRQVPLDLGLVVREYLSQYPRARHFDVARIVVDQAVRLGVAQGDFTGLPPEWQPINDYGARVQAHVIDKY; this comes from the coding sequence ATGAGTGAATTTTCTCAGACAGTCCCCGAACTGGTCGCCTGGGCGAGGAAAAATGATTTTTCCATTTCGCTGCCGGTGGACAGGCTTTCATTTCTGCTGGCCGTCGCCACGCTGAATGGCGAACGCCTCGACGGAGAGATGAGCGAAGGGGAACTGGTAGACGCGTTCCGCCACGTCAGTGATGCGTTTGAGCAAACCAGCGAAACCATCAATGTGCGCGCGAACAACGCCATCAACGACATGGTGCGTCAACGTCTGCTGAACCGCTTTACCAGCGAACAGGCCGAAGGCAATGCCATTTACCGCCTGACGCCGCTGGGCATGGGCATTACCGATTACTATATTCGCCAGCGCGAATTCTCGACGCTGCGCCTTTCCATGCAGCTGTCCATCGTGGCGGCAGAGCTGAAACGGGCCGCCGATGCCGCCGATGCAGGCGGGGACGAGTTCCACTGGCACCGTAACGTTTTCGCGCCGCTGAAATACTCGGTGGCGGAGATTTTCGACAGCATCGATCTGACCCAGCGCGTGATGGACGAGCAGCAGCAGCTGGTGAAAGACGACATCGCCCAGCTGCTGAACAAAGACTGGCGCGCGGCCATTTCCAGCTGTGAACTTCTGTTGTCAGAAACCTCAGGTACACTGCGCGAACTGCAGGATACGCTGGAGGCGGCGGGGGATAAGCTGCAGGCCAATCTATTGCAGATCCAGGATGCCACCGTCGGACGCAACGATCTGGAGTTTGTTGACCGTCTGGTCTTCGATCTGCAAAGCAAGCTTGACCGCATCATAAGCTGGGGCCAGCAGGCTATTGACCTGTGGATCGGCTATGACCGCCACGTGCACAAATTTATCCGTACCGCTATCGACATGGATAAAAACCGCGTCTTCGCCCAGCGTCTGCGCCAGTCGGTACAAACCTATTTCGATGCCCCCTGGGCACTGACCTACGCCAGCGCAGACCGACTGCTGGATATGCGCGACGAAGAGATGACGCTGCGCGATGAAGAGGTCACCGGCGAACTGCCGCCGGATCTGGAGTTTGAAGAATTTAATGAAATCCGCGAGCAGCTCGCCGCGATGATCGAAGCACAGCTGGCGGTGTACAAAACCAGACAAGTGCCGCTCGATCTGGGCCTCGTGGTGCGCGAGTATCTGTCGCAATACCCGCGCGCGCGTCACTTCGACGTGGCGCGGATTGTGGTTGATCAGGCGGTGCGCCTCGGCGTAGCGCAGGGCGATTTCACCGGACTGCCACCCGAATGGCAGCCGATTAACGATTACGGAGCCAGGGTACAGGCGCATGTCATTGACAAATATTGA
- the elyC gene encoding envelope biogenesis factor ElyC, with protein sequence MFFTLKKYIGGFILPLPLLLLLMALGIALLWFSRYQRTGKTLVSVSWLVLLLLSLQPVADGLLKPIEDKYPTWRGTQQVSYIVVLGGGYTWNPEWAPSSNLINNSLPRLNEAVRLWRMNPGAKMIFTGAAAPGNPVTTAEAGARVAETLGIPRSDIITLGTPKDTEEEAAAVKAAIGDAPFLLVTSASHLPRAMIFFQQAGLHPLPAPANQLAIASPLNTWERIIPSPVWLMHSDRVGYETLGRIWQWLKGTSGEPGKE encoded by the coding sequence GTGTTTTTTACGCTCAAAAAATATATAGGCGGTTTTATTCTCCCCCTGCCGCTGCTGCTTTTGCTGATGGCGCTCGGGATCGCTCTGCTGTGGTTTTCCCGTTACCAGCGCACGGGCAAAACCCTCGTCAGCGTCAGCTGGCTGGTGCTGTTACTGCTGAGCCTGCAACCCGTCGCCGATGGCCTGTTAAAACCGATCGAAGATAAATACCCTACCTGGCGCGGTACGCAGCAGGTGAGTTATATCGTGGTGCTGGGGGGCGGTTATACCTGGAACCCTGAGTGGGCGCCCAGCTCGAATTTAATCAATAACAGTCTGCCGCGTCTTAATGAGGCGGTGCGTTTGTGGCGCATGAACCCGGGCGCGAAGATGATCTTCACCGGCGCGGCGGCGCCAGGCAATCCGGTGACCACCGCTGAAGCGGGCGCGCGGGTGGCGGAAACCCTCGGCATTCCGCGCAGCGACATTATTACGCTGGGGACGCCGAAAGATACGGAAGAAGAAGCGGCGGCGGTAAAAGCGGCGATTGGCGATGCGCCTTTCCTGCTGGTGACGTCGGCGTCCCATCTGCCGCGGGCGATGATATTTTTCCAGCAGGCCGGGTTACATCCGCTGCCTGCACCGGCGAATCAGTTGGCGATCGCCTCGCCGCTTAACACCTGGGAACGTATTATTCCCTCCCCGGTCTGGCTGATGCACAGCGACCGGGTGGGCTATGAAACCCTGGGACGCATCTGGCAGTGGTTAAAAGGCACTTCCGGCGAGCCAGGGAAGGAGTGA
- the mukB gene encoding chromosome partition protein MukB has translation MIDRGKFRSLTLINWNGFFARTFDLDELVTTLSGGNGAGKSTTMAAFVTALIPDLTLLHFRNTTEAGATSGSRDKGLHGKLKAGVCYSVLDVINSRHQRVVVGVRLQQVAGRDRKVDIKPFAIQGLPADILPTQLLTETLNERQARVLSLAELKDKLDTLEGVQFKQFNSITDYHSLMFDLGIVARRLRSASDRSKFYRLIEASLYGGISSAITRSLRDYLLPENGGVRKAFQDMEAALRENRMTLEAIRVTQSDRDLFKHLISEATNYVASDYMRHANERRVHLDQALAYRRELFTSRQQLSAEQYKHVDMARELQEHTGAEGDLEAEYQAASDHLNLVQTALRQQEKIERYEADLEELQIRLEEQNEVVAEAADQQEENEARAEAAELEVDELKSQLANYQQALDVQQTRAIQYNQALQALQRARELCHLPDLTAESADEWLETFQAKEQEATEKLLSLDQKMSVAQTAHSQFEQAYQLVAAINGPLSRNEAWSVARELLRDGVNQRHLAEQVQPLRMRLNELEQRLREQQDAERLLAEFCKRHGKNIDADGLEALHQQLEAQIASLSETVANAGEQRMALRQELEQLQSRIQVLMKRAPIWLAAQNSLAQLCEQTGEEFESSQEVTEYLQQLLEREREAIVERDEVGARKQAVDDEIERLSQPGGSEDPRLNALAERFGGVLLSEIYDDVSLEDAPYYSALYGPSRHAIVVPDLSLITEQLEGLDDCPEDLYLIEGDPQSFDDSVFGVDELEKAVIVKVADRQWRYSRFPSLPLFGRAARENRIESLHAERETLSERFATLSFDVQKTQRLHQAFSRFIGGHIGVAFENDPEAEIRQLTSRRGELERAISAHENDNQQSRMQFEQAKEGVAALNRLLPRISLLEDDTLADRVDEIRERLDEAEEAARFIQQFGNQLAKLEPMVSVLQSDPEQYEQLKEDYAYSQQVQRDARQQAFALIEVVQRRAHFSYSDSAQMLDGNSDLNEKLRKRLEQAEAERTRAREAMRSHAAQLSQYSQVQASLKSSYDTKKELLNDLLKELQDIGVRADSGAEERARIRRDELHARLSGNRSRRNQLEKALTLCQAEMDTLTRSLKRLERDYHEMREQVVMSKAGWCAVMRMVKDNGVERRLHRRELAYLSADELRSMSDKALGALRLAVADNEHLRDVLRLSEDPKRPERKIQFFVAVYQHLRERIRQDIIRTDDPVEAIEQMEIELSRLTEELTSREQKLAISSRSAANIIRKTIQREQNRIRQLNQGLQSVSFGQVNSVRLNVNVRETHATLLDVLSEQHEQHQDLFNSNRLTFSEALAKLYQRLNPQIDMGQRTPQTIGEELLDYRNYLEMEVEVNRGSDGWLRAESGALSTGEAIGTGMSILVMVVQSWEDEARRLRGKDISPCRLLFLDEAARLDARSIATLFELCERLEMQLIIAAPENISPEKGTTYKLVRKVFNNQEHVHVVGLRGFAPQLPEPLPGTADANAS, from the coding sequence ATGATCGACCGCGGAAAATTTCGCTCACTCACGCTGATTAACTGGAACGGCTTTTTTGCCCGCACCTTTGATCTGGATGAACTGGTCACCACGCTGTCAGGCGGTAACGGTGCCGGTAAGTCCACCACCATGGCGGCGTTCGTCACGGCGCTGATCCCGGATCTGACGCTACTGCACTTCCGTAACACCACCGAAGCGGGGGCCACCAGCGGCTCGCGCGATAAAGGTCTGCACGGCAAACTGAAAGCGGGCGTCTGTTATTCGGTACTCGACGTCATCAACTCGCGTCACCAGCGCGTGGTGGTGGGCGTGCGCCTGCAACAGGTCGCCGGACGCGATCGCAAAGTGGACATCAAACCCTTTGCTATTCAGGGGCTGCCTGCCGATATTCTGCCGACGCAGCTGCTGACCGAAACGCTGAACGAGCGCCAGGCGCGCGTGCTGTCGCTGGCCGAGCTGAAAGACAAGCTCGACACCCTGGAAGGGGTGCAGTTCAAGCAGTTTAACTCCATCACCGACTATCATTCGCTGATGTTCGATCTGGGCATTGTCGCCCGTCGTCTGCGCTCAGCCTCCGACCGTAGCAAATTCTACCGTCTGATCGAGGCCTCGCTGTATGGCGGGATCTCCAGCGCCATTACCCGTTCACTGCGCGACTACCTGCTGCCGGAAAACGGCGGCGTGCGTAAAGCGTTCCAGGATATGGAAGCCGCGCTGCGTGAAAACCGCATGACGCTGGAAGCGATCCGCGTCACCCAGTCGGACAGGGATCTGTTTAAACACCTGATCTCGGAAGCCACCAACTATGTGGCGTCGGACTATATGCGCCACGCCAACGAGCGCCGCGTGCATCTCGACCAGGCGCTGGCCTATCGTCGCGAACTCTTTACCTCCCGCCAGCAGCTGTCGGCGGAGCAGTACAAGCACGTGGATATGGCGCGCGAACTGCAGGAGCACACCGGTGCCGAGGGCGATCTGGAAGCCGAATATCAGGCCGCCAGCGATCACCTGAACCTGGTGCAAACCGCGCTGCGTCAGCAGGAAAAGATCGAACGCTACGAAGCGGATCTTGAAGAACTGCAAATCCGCCTCGAAGAACAGAACGAAGTGGTGGCGGAAGCCGCCGATCAGCAGGAAGAAAACGAAGCCCGCGCTGAAGCCGCCGAGCTGGAAGTGGATGAGCTGAAAAGCCAGCTGGCGAACTATCAGCAGGCGCTGGACGTGCAGCAAACGCGCGCCATTCAGTACAACCAGGCGTTGCAGGCCCTGCAACGCGCCCGCGAGCTTTGCCATCTGCCGGATCTGACCGCCGAAAGCGCCGACGAATGGCTGGAAACTTTCCAGGCCAAAGAGCAGGAAGCCACCGAAAAACTGTTGTCCCTCGATCAGAAAATGAGCGTCGCGCAAACCGCGCACAGCCAGTTTGAACAGGCTTACCAGCTGGTGGCGGCGATCAACGGCCCGCTGTCCCGTAACGAGGCCTGGAGCGTGGCGCGCGAATTACTGCGCGACGGCGTGAACCAGCGCCATCTGGCGGAGCAGGTGCAGCCGCTGCGCATGCGTCTGAACGAGCTGGAGCAGCGTCTGCGCGAACAGCAGGACGCCGAGCGTTTGCTGGCGGAATTCTGCAAACGCCACGGCAAAAATATCGATGCCGACGGCCTCGAAGCCCTGCATCAGCAGCTGGAAGCGCAAATCGCCTCGCTGTCTGAAACGGTGGCGAATGCCGGTGAACAGCGTATGGCGCTGCGTCAGGAGCTGGAACAGCTTCAGTCGCGTATTCAGGTGCTGATGAAGCGCGCCCCAATCTGGCTGGCGGCGCAGAACAGCCTGGCGCAACTGTGTGAGCAGACGGGCGAGGAGTTCGAAAGCAGCCAGGAAGTCACGGAATACCTGCAACAGCTGCTGGAGCGCGAGCGCGAAGCCATCGTCGAGCGCGATGAAGTGGGCGCGCGCAAACAGGCGGTTGACGACGAAATCGAGCGCTTAAGTCAGCCGGGCGGCTCCGAAGATCCGCGTCTTAATGCGCTGGCGGAGCGTTTTGGCGGCGTTCTGCTGTCGGAAATCTATGACGATGTCAGCCTTGAAGACGCTCCCTATTATTCGGCGCTTTACGGCCCGTCGCGCCACGCGATCGTGGTGCCGGATCTGTCACTGATCACCGAACAGTTAGAGGGGCTGGACGATTGTCCGGAAGATCTCTATCTGATCGAAGGGGATCCGCAGTCCTTTGACGACAGCGTGTTCGGCGTCGATGAGCTGGAAAAAGCGGTGATTGTGAAAGTCGCCGACCGCCAGTGGCGTTACTCCCGGTTCCCGTCGCTGCCGCTGTTTGGCCGCGCGGCGCGTGAAAACCGTATCGAAAGCCTGCATGCCGAGCGCGAAACCCTCTCTGAACGTTTCGCGACCCTGTCCTTTGACGTGCAGAAAACCCAGCGTCTGCATCAGGCGTTCAGCCGCTTTATCGGCGGTCATATCGGCGTGGCGTTCGAAAACGATCCCGAAGCCGAGATCCGCCAGCTGACCAGTCGCCGTGGCGAACTGGAACGCGCCATCAGCGCGCATGAAAATGACAACCAGCAAAGCCGCATGCAGTTTGAGCAGGCGAAAGAGGGCGTCGCCGCCCTTAACCGCTTGCTGCCGCGCATCAGTCTGCTGGAAGATGACACCCTTGCCGACCGCGTGGACGAGATCCGCGAACGTCTCGACGAGGCCGAAGAAGCGGCGCGCTTTATTCAGCAGTTCGGCAATCAGCTGGCGAAGCTGGAGCCAATGGTATCGGTGCTGCAAAGCGATCCGGAACAGTACGAACAGCTGAAAGAAGATTACGCGTACTCCCAGCAGGTACAGCGCGATGCGCGTCAGCAGGCGTTTGCGCTGATCGAAGTGGTACAGCGCCGCGCGCACTTCAGCTACAGCGATTCAGCGCAGATGCTCGACGGCAACAGCGATCTCAATGAGAAGCTGCGTAAACGTCTGGAACAGGCCGAAGCCGAACGTACTCGCGCCCGTGAAGCGATGCGCAGCCACGCCGCGCAGCTGAGCCAGTACAGTCAGGTGCAGGCATCGCTGAAAAGCTCTTACGACACCAAAAAAGAGCTGCTCAACGATCTGCTTAAAGAGTTGCAGGATATCGGCGTGCGCGCCGACAGCGGTGCCGAGGAGCGCGCGCGTATTCGTCGCGATGAACTGCATGCCCGTCTGTCCGGCAACCGCTCACGCCGCAACCAGCTGGAAAAAGCCCTGACCCTGTGTCAGGCAGAAATGGATACCCTGACGCGCAGCCTCAAACGCCTTGAGCGCGATTATCATGAGATGCGCGAGCAGGTCGTGATGTCGAAAGCGGGCTGGTGCGCGGTAATGCGCATGGTGAAAGACAATGGCGTTGAACGCCGTCTGCACCGCCGCGAGCTGGCATATCTCAGCGCCGATGAGCTGCGTTCCATGTCGGATAAAGCGCTGGGCGCGCTGCGTCTGGCGGTGGCCGACAACGAACACCTGCGTGACGTGCTGCGCCTGTCGGAAGATCCCAAACGTCCGGAGCGTAAAATTCAGTTCTTCGTGGCGGTGTATCAGCATCTGCGCGAGCGTATCCGTCAGGATATTATCCGCACCGACGATCCGGTCGAGGCCATCGAACAGATGGAAATCGAACTGAGCCGTCTGACGGAAGAGCTGACCTCCCGCGAGCAGAAGCTGGCTATCAGCTCCCGCAGCGCGGCGAATATCATCCGTAAAACCATTCAGCGCGAGCAGAACCGTATTCGTCAGCTGAACCAGGGCCTGCAAAGCGTCTCCTTCGGCCAGGTAAACAGCGTGCGGCTTAATGTCAACGTGCGGGAAACCCACGCCACGCTGCTGGACGTCCTCTCGGAGCAGCACGAGCAGCATCAGGATCTGTTCAACAGCAATCGCCTGACCTTCTCGGAAGCGCTGGCGAAGCTGTATCAGCGCCTGAATCCGCAGATCGACATGGGCCAGCGCACGCCGCAGACCATCGGTGAAGAGCTGCTGGACTACCGCAACTATCTGGAGATGGAAGTGGAAGTGAACCGTGGCTCCGACGGCTGGCTGCGTGCGGAATCCGGCGCGCTCTCCACCGGGGAGGCGATCGGTACCGGTATGTCCATCCTGGTGATGGTGGTACAAAGCTGGGAAGACGAAGCCCGCCGCCTGCGCGGAAAAGATATCTCGCCATGCCGTCTGCTGTTCCTTGATGAAGCGGCCCGTCTGGATGCCCGTTCCATTGCCACGCTGTTTGAACTTTGTGAACGCCTGGAGATGCAGCTGATCATCGCGGCGCCGGAAAATATCAGTCCGGAAAAAGGCACCACCTACAAACTGGTGCGTAAGGTCTTCAACAACCAGGAGCACGTACACGTGGTGGGGCTGCGCGGCTTTGCGCCGCAGTTGCCGGAGCCCTTACCCGGAACGGCGGATGCCAACGCATCCTGA
- the cmoM gene encoding tRNA uridine 5-oxyacetic acid(34) methyltransferase CmoM has protein sequence MKDRNFDDIAEKFSRNIYGTTKGQLRQAILWQDLDGLLATFGTQPLRILDAGGGEGQTAIKMAQRGHHVTLCDVSAEMIVRAKAAADAQGVSGNMHFVQCAVQDISQHLESPLDLILFHAVLEWVAEPVAALQTLWSVLREGGALSLMFFNVHGLLMHNMVVGNFDYVQLGMPKKKKRTLSPDYPRDPAEVYRWLEQIGWQITGKTGVRVFHDYLRVKQMQRDCFPALVELETRYCRQEPYINLGRYIHVTALKPQVQG, from the coding sequence ATGAAGGATCGCAATTTCGACGACATCGCGGAAAAGTTCTCCCGCAACATCTATGGCACGACCAAGGGCCAGTTGCGTCAGGCGATCTTATGGCAGGATCTTGACGGTCTGCTGGCGACCTTTGGCACGCAGCCGCTGCGCATTCTCGATGCTGGCGGCGGTGAAGGACAAACGGCAATTAAAATGGCGCAGCGCGGTCATCACGTGACGCTGTGCGATGTGTCGGCTGAGATGATCGTCCGCGCAAAAGCGGCCGCCGACGCGCAGGGTGTGAGCGGCAACATGCATTTTGTACAATGCGCGGTGCAGGACATCAGCCAGCATTTGGAAAGCCCGCTTGATCTGATATTGTTTCACGCTGTGCTGGAATGGGTGGCGGAACCGGTCGCCGCGCTCCAGACCTTATGGTCGGTATTGCGCGAAGGCGGGGCGTTGTCCCTGATGTTCTTTAACGTCCATGGCCTGCTGATGCACAACATGGTGGTCGGGAATTTTGATTACGTACAGCTCGGGATGCCGAAGAAGAAAAAGCGCACGTTGTCGCCCGATTATCCGCGCGATCCCGCCGAGGTGTATCGCTGGCTGGAACAGATTGGCTGGCAGATCACCGGCAAAACGGGCGTGCGGGTGTTCCATGATTATCTGCGTGTAAAACAGATGCAACGCGACTGTTTTCCAGCGCTAGTCGAATTAGAAACACGCTATTGCCGTCAGGAGCCTTATATCAATCTTGGCCGCTATATACACGTGACCGCGCTAAAGCCGCAGGTGCAAGGATAA
- the mukE gene encoding chromosome partition protein MukE: MSLTNIEQVMPVKLAQALANPLFPALDSALRAGRHIGLDELDNHAFLMDFQEYLEEFYARYNVELIRAPEGFFYLRPRSTTLIPRSVLSELDMMVGKILCYLYLSPERLANEGIFSQQELYDELLSLADEMKLLKLVNNRSTGSDLDRQKLQEKVRSSLNRLRRLGMIWFMGNDNSKFRINESVFRFGADVRSGDDPREAQRRLIRDGEAMQIENNLQLNDEQEETLPDGGEEE; this comes from the coding sequence ATGTCATTGACAAATATTGAACAAGTGATGCCAGTGAAACTGGCGCAGGCGTTGGCGAATCCGTTGTTTCCGGCGCTGGACAGCGCACTGCGCGCCGGTCGTCACATCGGCCTGGATGAGCTGGATAATCACGCCTTTTTGATGGATTTCCAGGAGTATCTGGAAGAGTTTTACGCTCGTTATAACGTGGAGCTGATCCGCGCGCCGGAAGGTTTCTTCTATCTGCGCCCGCGCTCCACCACGCTTATTCCCCGCTCGGTGCTGTCAGAGCTGGACATGATGGTTGGCAAAATTCTCTGCTACCTCTACCTCAGCCCGGAGCGTCTGGCGAACGAAGGCATTTTCAGCCAGCAGGAGCTTTATGATGAGCTGCTGTCGCTGGCGGATGAAATGAAGCTCTTAAAACTGGTGAACAACCGTTCTACCGGCTCTGACCTTGACCGCCAGAAACTGCAGGAAAAAGTGCGCTCCTCGTTAAATCGTCTGCGCCGTCTCGGCATGATCTGGTTTATGGGCAACGACAACAGCAAATTCCGCATTAACGAATCGGTATTCCGCTTCGGCGCGGACGTGCGCAGCGGCGACGATCCGCGTGAAGCGCAGCGTCGCTTAATTCGTGATGGCGAAGCCATGCAGATTGAAAATAACCTGCAGCTCAATGACGAGCAGGAAGAAACTCTGCCGGACGGTGGGGAGGAAGAATAA
- a CDS encoding YcbJ family phosphotransferase — MERLRAELSHLLGERLSRLECVSEKADTALWSLYDSNGNPLPLLARSFTTPGVARQLAWKMSMLARSGTVRLPVVYGVMTHEEHPGPDVLLIERLRGVSVEAPARSPERWQQLKDQIVEGLLSWHRHDSHGCVGVVDSTQENIWPSWYRQRVEVLWTTLGQFKNTGLSMQNKRILFRTRECLPALFDGFNDNCVLVHGNFTLRSMLKDARSDQLLAAVTPGPMLWAPREYELFRLCESDYAESLLWHYLQRAPVAESFIWRRWLYTLWDEVARLVNTGQFNRSRFELASKSLLPWLAGSAF, encoded by the coding sequence ATGGAACGATTGCGCGCTGAATTGAGTCATCTACTGGGCGAAAGGCTAAGCCGCCTGGAATGCGTAAGCGAAAAAGCGGATACCGCACTGTGGTCACTGTACGACAGCAACGGTAATCCGCTGCCATTACTGGCAAGAAGCTTTACCACGCCCGGGGTTGCCCGCCAGTTGGCGTGGAAAATGTCGATGCTGGCGCGCAGCGGCACGGTACGTTTACCGGTGGTGTACGGTGTCATGACCCATGAAGAGCACCCCGGCCCCGACGTCTTACTGATTGAGCGGCTGCGCGGGGTATCGGTGGAAGCCCCGGCCCGTTCGCCGGAGCGCTGGCAACAGCTCAAAGATCAGATTGTCGAAGGCCTGCTGAGCTGGCACAGACACGACAGCCACGGCTGCGTGGGCGTGGTGGACAGCACCCAGGAAAACATCTGGCCGTCCTGGTATCGCCAGCGCGTCGAAGTGCTGTGGACCACCCTCGGTCAGTTCAAAAATACCGGCCTTTCCATGCAGAACAAACGCATTTTGTTTCGCACCCGTGAATGTCTGCCCGCGCTCTTTGACGGCTTTAATGACAACTGTGTTCTGGTGCACGGCAATTTCACGCTGCGCAGTATGCTGAAAGATGCGCGCAGCGATCAGTTGCTCGCGGCGGTTACGCCCGGCCCGATGCTCTGGGCGCCCAGGGAGTATGAACTCTTCCGGCTGTGCGAAAGCGACTACGCCGAAAGCCTGCTGTGGCATTACCTCCAGCGCGCGCCCGTTGCGGAGTCCTTTATCTGGCGGCGCTGGTTGTATACGCTGTGGGATGAAGTGGCCCGGCTGGTCAATACCGGGCAGTTTAACCGCAGCCGCTTTGAGCTGGCCTCCAAATCACTCCTTCCCTGGCTCGCCGGAAGTGCCTTTTAA
- the kdsB gene encoding 3-deoxy-manno-octulosonate cytidylyltransferase — translation MSFVVIIPARYASTRLPGKPLVDINGKPMVVHVLERARESGAERIIVATDHEEVARAVEAVGGEVCMTRVDHQSGTERLAEVVEKCGLSDDTIIVNIQGDEPMIPPAIVRQVAENLAQRDVGMATLAVPIHSAEEAFNPNAVKVVTDAQGYALYFSRATIPWDRDRFAQSRDAIGHTFLRHIGIYGYRAGFIRRYVTWQPSQLEQIEMLEQLRVLWYGEKIHVAVAQTVPGTGVDTPEDLERVRVEMARS, via the coding sequence ATGAGTTTCGTCGTCATAATTCCGGCGCGCTATGCCTCAACCCGTCTGCCGGGCAAACCGCTGGTGGACATCAACGGCAAGCCGATGGTGGTGCACGTGCTGGAGCGTGCCCGCGAATCTGGCGCGGAACGCATTATTGTCGCCACGGATCATGAAGAGGTGGCCCGTGCGGTGGAAGCGGTGGGTGGCGAAGTGTGCATGACCCGCGTCGATCATCAGTCCGGCACCGAACGTCTGGCGGAAGTGGTGGAAAAATGCGGTCTTAGCGACGACACCATCATCGTCAATATTCAGGGCGATGAGCCGATGATCCCCCCGGCGATTGTGCGTCAGGTGGCGGAAAATCTGGCGCAGCGCGACGTGGGTATGGCGACCCTGGCGGTGCCGATCCACAGCGCAGAAGAAGCCTTCAATCCGAACGCGGTAAAAGTGGTGACCGATGCGCAGGGCTATGCGCTCTATTTCTCCCGCGCCACCATTCCCTGGGATCGCGATCGTTTTGCGCAAAGCCGTGACGCCATCGGCCATACTTTCCTGCGCCATATCGGGATTTATGGCTATCGCGCTGGCTTTATCCGCCGCTATGTCACCTGGCAGCCAAGCCAGCTTGAGCAGATCGAAATGCTGGAGCAACTGCGTGTGCTCTGGTACGGCGAGAAAATTCACGTGGCCGTCGCGCAGACGGTGCCGGGTACCGGTGTGGACACGCCGGAAGATCTGGAGCGTGTTCGCGTCGAAATGGCCCGCAGCTAA